The following DNA comes from Microbacterium terregens.
TGCGCTCCGGCGGGTCCCTCTGGGACCGGCTCTTCCTTCCGCTCGCCGCCGCGGGAGCAGGCGCCATCACGATGCATCTCCTCGGCGCTCCGCCATTCGCCTTCGACCTGCCCGCGTACGGACCACCGCAGGCGCTGGACCTGCTCACGGGTTCACTCGTGGCGTGCGGGGTCGTCCTGATCGGCCTTGCCGCGCTCGCGGCATTCCCCCTCGTCTACCGCGCGTTCCATTCCCTGCGTCATCCCGTCCTCATCGCCACGGCCGGCGGTCTCGTGCTGGGCATCCTGGGATTCATCGGCGGGCCCATCACCATGTTCAAGGGACTCACGCAGATGGGTGAGCTGCTTGAGGACCCGGGACAGTACGACGTCGGTCAGCTCGCCGCGATCTCCGGCATCAAGATCGTCGCCTTGCTCGTCGCAGCGTCCGCGCTGTTCCGCGGGGGGCGGGTATTCCCGGCCACGTTCATCGGCGTCGCCCTCGGCCTTCTGGTGAGCGCGGTCTTCCCGGCGCTGCCGGTGAGCCTCGTGGTCGCCTGCGCGGTGTTGGGCATGGTGCTCGTCGTTGCGCGAGACGGCTGGCTGGCGCTGTTCATCGCCGTTGCGATCCCCGATGACCTCACGCTCCTGCCGGTGCTGTGCATCGTCGTGCTGCCGGCGTGGCTGCTCGTCTCGCACGCGCCGGAATTCCGGATCCTCCCGCCGGACACGCCGCACCCCGCAAAGGCGGCGCAGACCTAAGGCGCGGTCGCTACCCCGACCAGCGGGAGGCATCCCTCTCGGAGAATCGATTCGGGATGCCGGGAGTCGACGAGTCAGTCGTTCCCTTTTCCGCCCTTTTCGTTGCCCTTTCCAGGGCCGCCCTCTTCTTTGTCGGGCTTCTCTTTGCCGGGCTTGTCCGTGCCGGGTTTGTCGGGGCCGCTGTTGCCGTTCCCGGTGCCGGAGTCGTCGTTGGTCACGCTCGTCTCACCGGTGTCCTCGCTCACCGCCGGGTCGGGCGCCGGCTCGACAGCCGGCACCGGCTGCAGATCCGCGCGGACGACATCGATTCTGGTCTGGATGGCCGCGGCGCGCTGGGCACTGACGGACCCGTCGGTGATCGCCGCGTCAAGCTGCTGCTGAAGCCCGTCGAGCTTCGCGAGAGCGCCGCTCGCATCGCCGGCAGCCGCCGACTCGGCGATCGAGACGACCGTGGTCTGCATCCCGGTGGCCGTGTCGCCCGTGATGTCGGGCGCGGGCGCAGTGCACCCGGCGAGCACGCCGGCCGCGAACATCAGGGCGGCGGCGAATGCGACGGCGCGCGCGTTCACGGTGACACCTCATCCATCAGTTCGCGCAGGTGCGTGCCCAGTGGTTCTTCCAGCTGAGGGAGCTCAGGTGGGGCGGGGGGCGCATCGGCGGTGCCACCCCACAGCACGATGGCCAGCACGACGCCCGCGAGCAGGAGCACCGACGTGGCGACGATCGCCCCGAGCCGCGTTCGCCGGGGCAACGCATCGGAAGTCGGGTCCGACGCCTGGGACGCCGGGGGATCCGGGGTGGCACCGGCGAGGATCGTCGTCGGAGCCGTCCCCGACGACGCCGGAAGCAGCCGCGTGGCGGACGTACTGGGCGCCTGCGGGGACGCGGTCGCCAGACCGGTGACATCCGGATCAGTGCTGCCGGCATCCAGCGCGCGCCCCCGTGTGGCCACCTCGAGAGCCGTCGGGCGCTCGGCGGGTTCCCGCGCGGTCATCGCGGTCAGCAAGGCCCGCCAGCCGTACCCCCACTCACCGGGAATCGTCGGCTGAATCGTCAACCGCGCCGCGATCGCCTCGACCGCGTCGCGCTGCGGGAACGCACGCTCGCCCGTGAGCGCCTCGAGCAGGACGAGGCCGAGGCTGTAGATGTCGGATGCCGGTGTCGGGGGCTGTCCGCGCACCTGCTCGGGAGAGATGTACGCCGCTGTGCCCATCGCGGTGCCCGGTGTCGTGATGCGCGCGGTGTCGATCAAGTAGGCGATCCCGAAGTCGGCCAGCACAGCGCGGAAGCTGTGCTGTGGCGTGAGCGGGGGACGCAGAAGCACGTTCGCCGGTTTCACGTCCCGGTGGACGATCCCCGCCTCGTGCACGACGTGCAGCGCTTCGCCGAGATCCGCCGCCAGCGCCGCGGCATCCAACGTCGAGATCCGGCCGATGCCGATCCGGTCGGCGAGGGTGCCCCCGTCGATGTACTCCATCACAAGGTAGGAACGTCCGGAAGGCGAGAGCTGGGCGTCGAACAGGGTGACGAGGGAGGGATGGTTGAGTGAGGCCAGCAGCCGTTTCTCGGACTCCCGGCGCACCTCCTGGGCTTCTTCGGTGGAGCCCATCCAGAACACCTTGACGGCGACCGTCCGCTCCAGTGCCTCGTCGACGGCGCGCCACACCGACCCCATGCCGCCCTCGCCGATGAGCTCGGCGAGGCGGTAGCGTCCATCGAGCAGCTCGCCTGAGCGGGCGGCGCCGGACTGTCGGAGATCGGTCATCATCCCCATGT
Coding sequences within:
- a CDS encoding ion channel protein, whose translation is MSLARPETDPNVTPRRLLRLALPAILVGVVSALILWTLDQAADALSSVIWQVAPGALGVDPSGWWIILVLTLTGLAVGLALQVLPGHGGPDSATTELVGSPLPLRVLPGLALVTLLGLAGGVSLGPENPIIAINSAIVVAVFARFIPKVSPQVAMLLAAAATIGALFGTPVAAALVFTGLVAAVRSGGSLWDRLFLPLAAAGAGAITMHLLGAPPFAFDLPAYGPPQALDLLTGSLVACGVVLIGLAALAAFPLVYRAFHSLRHPVLIATAGGLVLGILGFIGGPITMFKGLTQMGELLEDPGQYDVGQLAAISGIKIVALLVAASALFRGGRVFPATFIGVALGLLVSAVFPALPVSLVVACAVLGMVLVVARDGWLALFIAVAIPDDLTLLPVLCIVVLPAWLLVSHAPEFRILPPDTPHPAKAAQT
- a CDS encoding serine/threonine-protein kinase; this translates as MTDLRQSGAARSGELLDGRYRLAELIGEGGMGSVWRAVDEALERTVAVKVFWMGSTEEAQEVRRESEKRLLASLNHPSLVTLFDAQLSPSGRSYLVMEYIDGGTLADRIGIGRISTLDAAALAADLGEALHVVHEAGIVHRDVKPANVLLRPPLTPQHSFRAVLADFGIAYLIDTARITTPGTAMGTAAYISPEQVRGQPPTPASDIYSLGLVLLEALTGERAFPQRDAVEAIAARLTIQPTIPGEWGYGWRALLTAMTAREPAERPTALEVATRGRALDAGSTDPDVTGLATASPQAPSTSATRLLPASSGTAPTTILAGATPDPPASQASDPTSDALPRRTRLGAIVATSVLLLAGVVLAIVLWGGTADAPPAPPELPQLEEPLGTHLRELMDEVSP